CACCATCAGCCTAATGAATATGTTTTGTATTCTGTCCTCAGAGCCTGGTCAGCCCCCGTACAGCCGGGCAACACTGCCCATCCGGCAGCGAGGCTTCGAGGCGCCAGGCCCTAAGGGCCGTAGGAAGTCGGGTGTGACCTCTGCTTTCCAGCCAGGGTGCTGTGAAGGGGCTTGGCATTGGGTGTAGCTAAGGCGCTGATGTGCTCCGTGCAGGGAAGGTGGGGCTTGAGGTGGAGCCAGGGCCTTCAAGAGAGGCTAGTGGTTTTGAAGAGGGCAGCATGGGGCTATGGCTCCAGAACTGAGGGCCCTGGGTGGCTGTGCTAATGCAGGGGTGATGGGCAGTGCTGCAACTGGGGGCTGGCGGTCACAGCAGTTTCCCAGGGCTGGATGAGAGAGGCCTAGGCCTTAGGGCCATGTGGGGCCTACTGGCGTGGACTTTGAGCTGGTGATGGGCTGGTGGCGCTGCGAGCACGGGACCAGGGCCAGGCACGGCTGTTTCAGGCCTGTGCTGACTCTGCCTGTTCGCTCTCCTCCTCAGAGCCGTCCAGACACCTGCCCAGGCAACTCAGCGAGAAAGGTGAGTGTGTGAAGGGTGGACAGTGGGTCCCTTTAAGGTGAGCTCTAGGGCGGGGGCAGGAAGGTGAAGTAGGCGACCAGCAGGGTGAGGGTGTTGAGGACAGTTCAGAGGGGATTCtacctctgtctctccctggatGTGGGCCTCGCTCCTTGCTGTCTGGGGAAGGGGCAtgagctccccaccccccaacgcTTTGCACCCCGTCTCCTTGTCCTTGGGTGATGACAGGAGTGAGTGACCATGCTGGTCTGCATCCTTGGCTCCTGTTCTGTCAGTCATTCCTTTGAAAGCCTGGAGACTGGGTGAGGGTTCTGGGAGCAGGAGCCCCCATGAGGCCTTTCCCAGGGAGCTCTGGCCTGGAGCCTCTGTAAAGGGGTCTCCTCCTGCCTGCTgatctcccctccctcttccctcctgctcGCCGTGTGTGGGGACCTGGTGGTGGTGGAGCAGCCAGAGCAGGAATGAAGGTAAGGCCAGGGGCAGAGGGGACTGGCTGGACGGGTTGGGGGGGCACTGCGCGGGTCAGCCCCTATCAtcttcatttgttcaacaaaccTGTCAAGCACCTACTGTGCGCCAGGCTCTGTCATGAGGGTCGTGGAGATGAATAAGCCGTGGCCCTTGCTCTGGGGACCCTTCTGTACCCTTTTCCTGGAGTGGCTCCCTGGTGGTGGCTGGCCCTGCCTGGATCCTCTCATTTTGCCCTCTCTCTGGGGCAAGGAGGCCTGTCTGCGTCCTGAGTTCCTGACCTGGCCCCAGTCCCAGCTTCTGACCTTGAGAACCCCTCACTCCTCCTTGGAGCCCCGTGGAGCCCAGGGGTTGGCTGTCTAGATGTTGCTTTCTCTGTGAAGCCtcccggccccagctgctgcaggaggaggggggctgcccaGAGGCCTGTCATGAGGGGGACTTGTGCTCTGAACAGCATGAGGGCCTTGCTGGCTCGCTCCTGGACTTCGGGCAGCACCCCTGCGCGTGGGGCCTGCAGTCGGAGGCTGAAGGGGCTgctgggcaggagcaggaggaggaagaggtggtggtggaggaggaggaggaggaagagcaggccTTTCAGGTCTCTCTGGAGGACCTGGAAGGGCATGAAGGCAGCGAGAAGGGGGCCGGGCCAGAGCCCCCAGgctcggaggaggaggaggaggagcaggaggaggaggaggaggaggaggagagcctgGCAGTGGCGGAGCAGGTAGCCGACTTTGCCAGCTCCCTGCTGGCCGCCCTCCACTGCTGGCACTATCGGGCCAACGCTTTCCTTTTCTCCCGGGGCGCTATGGTGAGGTGTCTCTTTgatctcccctcctccttgcaTGTCCCCTGGCACGTGCATGCCCATCCAAGAGTCCCCTCCCCTACCCTTCCACCCCTCTGTCCTTGTTCCTTTACTCCTGTCATCAGCACTTCTTAACCCCTCGCTCGCTGTCACGCCCTGGTGAGCCCCTGGCATGCGCTGTTCCAGTACTGGGTGCTAACCAGCATACTACTCTATGAGCATGACTAATGGGGTGGgagtgtggggaaggggagaagctGGCACACAGCAGGGTTGCATGCCTGGCAGGGGTTTCTGAGTCTTCAGACCTGGTAGTTCAGGCTGATTCTGGAATGACTCAGGTCAAAGGCTGGATCTCAATGCAGCCCAGCCCCCCTGGGGCTCAGGGGGTGCTGCCAGGGTTGGGACGCAGAAGGGACCAGCTCCCAATTGTCTGGGAGCTAATGACTGCCCTCTGCTTGCTGCAGGGGAAGGGGCGCAGGGAGTCTGAAGGCCCCAAGAGCTGCAGAAGGCCCGGCAGCCGGTCTCCACCCACCTCTGAGAAGTGCATAAGCTTTGAGTCAGTCTCTTCCCTGCCGGAGGTGAGTGGGCAGCAGGCGGAAGGGGGATGGTGCGCAAATGCCTGAGCCCAGACCTCCAGGTCTGCAGGTGGGGCTTTCAGGCTTGGGTTCTTTCGTTGGGCCCATGGGGACAGGGAGTCCCCATTCCCCAGGACTTCACATCCTCAGGAAGCCTGTCTGGCCTATGGGCGCATGGCTTGATGACAGACAGCCTCTTACTATGAATTAGAAAAAGGTGTTTCTTCCTTTGGACAGATGCAGTCTCTTACCAAGGGGCACAGTTAGTGGAAATGACCAGATCTTAGGTCCCCTTGGCCAGGTCTCCTTGCATAGAGCATAATACCCTGCCCGCGTGCCAGACGTTTAAGTCATGCCTGCCCCACCCGGCAGAGGAGTAGGGTATTGATATCTAGTGGACACCTCCTACACGTCTGGCGTTTTACTTCTTCTATTCCCTGCACCAGCTCTCCCAGGGAGAAAGGGGTTCCAAGAGGTTAAGTGACATGCCTACCATTGGGCAGCTTCTGAGGGGCAGAGCTCAGATTAGACTTGGATCTGTGACTGGGAAGCCTGCACTCtccttcccaccacccccacttCATTTCAACATGCAGTCAGTATTAAAGGCTATAAAGAAGGTATTCTGTACTTCGGTGGTATGAAGTTTTTGCAACCTGGACTAGCCGCGTTTCAGGTGCCCAGAAGCTACGTGTGGCTAGAGGCCCCAGCTCCTGGGTCCTACTCTGCACATCCTAGACTAGAATGATTGGAATCAGGTCTGATTCCTCAGACTATAGTGGTGTCTTATCTTTCCCCTGAAAACCCTTCTGGAAAGCTGCCATGGCCAGCCTTATGACTCAAATGACCTTCGAGGTGGTCAAGAGGGAGCTGTCAAATTCGCTTCTGTTCCCGCCATCTGCTGGGCTCAGGCCGGGTCGTGCACGGGTGAAGGCTGGCTAGTAGGAGGCAAATTCCCACCTTTACCCTCTGGCAGGATTCCAGCACATGGTCCTCTTGCCCTCTGAACACTGACCCACACGGGAGGCCCTGGCCCCTCAGGAAGTTGGAATGGCCTTTCATGTTACTCAGGCCTGGGTCTCAACCCAGGACCACCCCATGTGGGGAGCCTCTAGGGCTGGAGGGAGCTGCCTTACCACCAGAAAGTGTCCTGGTGCTGTGTCTCTGACCCCATGTTGGAGAGGTACCACCACTCTATCCCATCTGTGTTCCTAGAATTTTCCTTGGGTTTGAGGACATGGGCCTAGCATCCCAACTGCAGAGTGACTAAGGGACATCATCACGTTCCTCTCCTTAGGGACCTCCTTGCTGCCCCTTCTTGAGTCGCGCTTGTTTTGATTGCCTTTGGTCGTAAACTGCAGCCTCTGCTCAGTAGGCTTTGAGCAGGCCGTGCTCGCCTTGCACCCTACCCCTCCTCGAGTCCCTTGAGGGAGGTTTTTGGCTCATAGGAGCCTTTGTGCTGTCCTAGGTTGAGCCAGACCCTGAGTCTGGGACGGAGCAGGAGGTGTTTGCTGCCGTGGAAGGTCCCAGCACcgaggacacagacacagaggctCCAGAAGTCCTGGAAATGGAGCTTGATGCCCACcagctgctgctggggctggacCCCCCAGGTGACATGGTGGACTTCATGGTGGCTGAGAGCACAGAGGACCCTAAGGCCCTGAGCAgtgaagatgaggaagaggagataGAGGTCTCCCACGAGCCTGAGAGCCTCCTACCGCCCTCCGTGCTGGACCAGGCCAGCGTCATTGCCGAGCGGTTTGTCAGCAGCTTTTCTCGGCGGAGCAGCCTGGCACAGGAGGATGGCAGGTCCAGTGGATTCGGGACCCCAAGGCTGACCAGCCGGAGCAACAGTGTGCTCAGCCTAGCGGACAGCGAGAAAGGCCCGGCCCCACATGGCAGCACCACAGACCCTGGCTCTCAGCTCCCTGTAGAAGTGGACACCAGtgtgggggtggctgcagagagTGAACCTTCTGCCAATGGGGCAGAATCCCCAAGCCCAGTCTACCCAGCGGAGCCAGACAGGTCTTCCTGTAAGAAGGAATTGAAGCTTTCTTCCCGAGACCGGCTGTTGCTAGACAAAATCAAGAGCTACTACGAAAATGCAGAGCACCAGGATGCAGGCTTTAGCGTCAGGCGCCGGGAGAGCCTCTCTTTCATCCCTAAAGGGCTGGTGAGAAACTCAGTCTCCAGGATTAACAGCCTTCCCAGGCCAGACCCAGTGCCCGTGGCTCCGCTGGGGCATAAGAGACAAGGGGGCTCCCGGGCAGCCTCGTGGGCTCTCTTTGACCTCCCAGGACCAGGCCAGGCGGGTGCTGGAGACTCAGCTCCCATCACAGATGCTGAGTTCCGCCCGTCTTCGGAAATTGTGAAGATCTGGGAGGGAATGGAATCTCCCAAGGGGAGCCCTCCGAAGGGGCCAGTCCAAGGCCAGGCCAATGGCTTTGACCTGCATGAGCCCCTCTTCATCCTGGAGGAACATGAGCTGGGGGCCATCACTGAGGAGTCGACTGCTGCCTCGCCAGACAGTGCCTCCCCCACTGAGCACCCCAGCCCGGCCCACCTGGCCCGGGAGTTGAAGGAGCTGGTGAAGGAGCTGAGCAGCAGTGCCCAGGGGGAGCTGGTGACCCCACTACACCCCCGCATCTTGCAGCTTTCCCATGTGATGGACGGCCCTGTAAGTGAGAGAGTCAAGAACAAAGTCTACCAGCTGGCCCGCCAGTACAGCCTCCGGATCAAGAGCAAGTCAGTGGCAGCCAGGCCATTGCTGCAGTGGGAAAAGGTGGCTCCCACCATCCCCCACCTGCAGGAGGAGGCTGAAGCACCAGCAACTGGCCAAGGTATGATAATGCGGGTGGGGCAGGGGCTCTTCCCGCAAGTCTGGGACTGGAGGGCCTTTTAGAAGCCAGGTGGCTTCTGGGAAAGTGACCCTTAAAGAACCTCTGCCAAAAAAGAGGGCTGGGGTGAGCCTTAGAGCTGCTCCAAGACCTTTCTGTGGAGCAGAGACCTTTGTAGGAAATGGGGCTATGGTCCTTTCTTTTTCAGGACAGCAGAAGCTGTCGTCTCTTCCTTTGACACCCATCCTTCGTCCCTGCCTTTTTTCAttcttcccatttctctctcaTAAGGATAAGGGGGTCGTGGGTGGtaaatgagatttttcttctgttacacCCTAAACCCCGACAATCAGCCTTGCCCGGAAGGGCAGTTGAAGCCAGTTCAGAGTCTTCCCATCCTCCCCTCGCTTCCCACAGTGATGCaggcagcccctctctcctcacaGGTAAGAGGAAGCTGGTGCTGTCTCTCTTCAACCATGAGCAGCCCATGGCCCTGGAGCACAGCCCACCCAAGTCCGGCTCTGCCCAGGAGACGTCGCCACGACATTTCTCCTTCAGCCCCTCAGCTGCTAGCCCGAAGACCACCGCGCCTGGGTCCTGGCCCTCCCCCCGAAGCCCCTTTGACATGGAGACCTTCAATTGGCCCGACGTGCGGGAGCTCTGCTCCAAGTACACCTCCCATGATGAGGCGCTCCAGGCCAAGGGCGGCCGGCCCCGCAGCCTGCCCGTCAACCGGAGCCGCTCGCTGCCGGAGAACATGATGGAGCCGCCTCTGTCAGGCAGAGTGGGCCGTTGCTGCAGCCTGAAAGCCAAGAGGGGCCCAGTGGGCCCAGAGGCCGCTCAGCCCCAGCCTCTGGGGGGGCCACCCTCAAGGGGGTCGGATGGGGAGGAGGCCCTGTATGTCACCGCAGACCTCACCCTGGAGGACAACCGGCGAGTGATTGTCATGGAGAAGGGGCCGCGGCCCAGCCCGGCTGTGGGACTGGAGGCAACCAGCAGGCAGGGACCAAGCTCACCAGCAGCTgtggaggggcagaggcagggtcaGAAGTTCCAGGAATCTGCAGAGAATCGGCCTAAGGAAGAGGGTCCCAGGGACCCTGCGGACCCAAGCCAGCAGGGTAGAGTGAGGAGCCTGAGAGAGAGATTCCAAGCCTTGAACTCCGTAGGTTGACTCTGAgtcctggaggagggagcagccgTGCTGGGGGATGAGGAACTTTGGCATCCTTGCCCGTAGCCAGGGCTCCCTGCTCACCTGAGCCCTGCCCGGGGCCCTCAGAAAGGCCGCCCCTGGGAGAGTGCCCTGGTGTACCTAGCAAGTGTCTTCATCTGCTGTGAACATGCCGGTGACTTTCCACAGGCCCAGACGAGCCCTTTTTCCCTCTGAGGCCAGTGTAGCCACTTCCCTTGTATATAGTTCTTCTCTGGTAAGAAGCCAAATATTTCAGCTCACTTCTTCCCAGGGAGAGCAAGCCCTGCTCAGGCCAGCCAGACTGAGGGCCTGACCATGGGACACACGGGAAGGTGGCCTGGGGAGGCTTTGCTCTTCAACTGTGCCTTTTCTTAGGATCCAGGCAGGAATGAGGCCCATAATTTATTGCTTTCCATCCTGTGGTGTGTTAGTGTGCTcgcctgtgtgtgtgttctgttgtTGAGTCCCTGCCTGGGAAGAATGTTGTGGACTCCATTCAGGTACTTCTGTGGGTTGCCTCGCTGGCCCCTGTGGTTGTCGCTAATGTATACACATTTCATTATTTGCCAATGGTGTAATAACCACTGCTGACCAAC
This DNA window, taken from Camelus dromedarius isolate mCamDro1 chromosome 5, mCamDro1.pat, whole genome shotgun sequence, encodes the following:
- the PLEKHG3 gene encoding pleckstrin homology domain-containing family G member 3 isoform X1, with protein sequence MPVSASLHQDQERPVSLTSTTSSSGSSRDSHGAMEEPSGSEASAENERGSPRSRCPPNGNTSSGWRSMRGSLSPFSSRASVHKLSYLGRVVREIVETERTYVQDLRSIVEDYLLKIIDTPGLLNPEQVSALFGNIENIYALNSQLLRDLDSCNSDPVAVASCFVERSQEFDIYTQYCNNYPNSVAALTECMQDKQQAKFFRDRQELLQHSLPLGSYLLKPVQRILKYHLLLQEIAKHFDEEEDGFEVVEDAIDTMTCVAWYINDMKRRHEHAVRLQEIQSLLINWKGPDLTTYGELVLEGTFRVHRVRNEKTFFLFDKALLITKKRGDHFVYKGHIPCSSLMLIESTRESLCFTVTHYKHSKQQYNIQARTVEEKRSWTHHIKRLILENHHTTIPEKAKEAILEMDSYYPNRYRHSPERLKKASQDEVSAHVNQGRRQSEPSRHLPRQLSEKARAGMKHEGLAGSLLDFGQHPCAWGLQSEAEGAAGQEQEEEEVVVEEEEEEEQAFQVSLEDLEGHEGSEKGAGPEPPGSEEEEEEQEEEEEEEESLAVAEQVADFASSLLAALHCWHYRANAFLFSRGAMGKGRRESEGPKSCRRPGSRSPPTSEKCISFESVSSLPEVEPDPESGTEQEVFAAVEGPSTEDTDTEAPEVLEMELDAHQLLLGLDPPGDMVDFMVAESTEDPKALSSEDEEEEIEVSHEPESLLPPSVLDQASVIAERFVSSFSRRSSLAQEDGRSSGFGTPRLTSRSNSVLSLADSEKGPAPHGSTTDPGSQLPVEVDTSVGVAAESEPSANGAESPSPVYPAEPDRSSCKKELKLSSRDRLLLDKIKSYYENAEHQDAGFSVRRRESLSFIPKGLVRNSVSRINSLPRPDPVPVAPLGHKRQGGSRAASWALFDLPGPGQAGAGDSAPITDAEFRPSSEIVKIWEGMESPKGSPPKGPVQGQANGFDLHEPLFILEEHELGAITEESTAASPDSASPTEHPSPAHLARELKELVKELSSSAQGELVTPLHPRILQLSHVMDGPVSERVKNKVYQLARQYSLRIKSKSVAARPLLQWEKVAPTIPHLQEEAEAPATGQGKRKLVLSLFNHEQPMALEHSPPKSGSAQETSPRHFSFSPSAASPKTTAPGSWPSPRSPFDMETFNWPDVRELCSKYTSHDEALQAKGGRPRSLPVNRSRSLPENMMEPPLSGRVGRCCSLKAKRGPVGPEAAQPQPLGGPPSRGSDGEEALYVTADLTLEDNRRVIVMEKGPRPSPAVGLEATSRQGPSSPAAVEGQRQGQKFQESAENRPKEEGPRDPADPSQQGRVRSLRERFQALNSVG
- the PLEKHG3 gene encoding pleckstrin homology domain-containing family G member 3 isoform X2; the encoded protein is MPVSASLHQDQERPVSLTSTTSSSGSSRDSHGAMEEPSGSEASAENERGSPRSRCPPNGNTSSGWRSMRGSLSPFSSRASVHKLSYLGRVVREIVETERTYVQDLRSIVEDYLLKIIDTPGLLNPEQVSALFGNIENIYALNSQLLRDLDSCNSDPVAVASCFVERSQEFDIYTQYCNNYPNSVAALTECMQDKQQAKFFRDRQELLQHSLPLGSYLLKPVQRILKYHLLLQEIAKHFDEEEDGFEVVEDAIDTMTCVAWYINDMKRRHEHAVRLQEIQSLLINWKGPDLTTYGELVLEGTFRVHRVRNEKTFFLFDKALLITKKRGDHFVYKGHIPCSSLMLIESTRESLCFTVTHYKHSKQQYNIQARTVEEKRSWTHHIKRLILENHHTTIPEKAKEAILEMDSYYPNRYRHSPERLKKASQDEVSAHVNQGRRQSEPSRHLPRQLSEKARAGMKHEGLAGSLLDFGQHPCAWGLQSEAEGAAGQEQEEEEVVVEEEEEEEQAFQVSLEDLEGHEGSEKGAGPEPPGSEEEEEEQEEEEEEEESLAVAEQGKGRRESEGPKSCRRPGSRSPPTSEKCISFESVSSLPEVEPDPESGTEQEVFAAVEGPSTEDTDTEAPEVLEMELDAHQLLLGLDPPGDMVDFMVAESTEDPKALSSEDEEEEIEVSHEPESLLPPSVLDQASVIAERFVSSFSRRSSLAQEDGRSSGFGTPRLTSRSNSVLSLADSEKGPAPHGSTTDPGSQLPVEVDTSVGVAAESEPSANGAESPSPVYPAEPDRSSCKKELKLSSRDRLLLDKIKSYYENAEHQDAGFSVRRRESLSFIPKGLVRNSVSRINSLPRPDPVPVAPLGHKRQGGSRAASWALFDLPGPGQAGAGDSAPITDAEFRPSSEIVKIWEGMESPKGSPPKGPVQGQANGFDLHEPLFILEEHELGAITEESTAASPDSASPTEHPSPAHLARELKELVKELSSSAQGELVTPLHPRILQLSHVMDGPVSERVKNKVYQLARQYSLRIKSKSVAARPLLQWEKVAPTIPHLQEEAEAPATGQGKRKLVLSLFNHEQPMALEHSPPKSGSAQETSPRHFSFSPSAASPKTTAPGSWPSPRSPFDMETFNWPDVRELCSKYTSHDEALQAKGGRPRSLPVNRSRSLPENMMEPPLSGRVGRCCSLKAKRGPVGPEAAQPQPLGGPPSRGSDGEEALYVTADLTLEDNRRVIVMEKGPRPSPAVGLEATSRQGPSSPAAVEGQRQGQKFQESAENRPKEEGPRDPADPSQQGRVRSLRERFQALNSVG
- the PLEKHG3 gene encoding pleckstrin homology domain-containing family G member 3 isoform X3, translating into MPVSASLHQDQERPVSLTSTTSSSGSSRDSHGAMEEPSGSEASAENERGSPRSRCPPNGNTSSGWRSMRGSLSPFSSRASVHKLSYLGRVVREIVETERTYVQDLRSIVEDYLLKIIDTPGLLNPEQVSALFGNIENIYALNSQLLRDLDSCNSDPVAVASCFVERSQEFDIYTQYCNNYPNSVAALTECMQDKQQAKFFRDRQELLQHSLPLGSYLLKPVQRILKYHLLLQEIAKHFDEEEDGFEVVEDAIDTMTCVAWYINDMKRRHEHAVRLQEIQSLLINWKGPDLTTYGELVLEGTFRVHRVRNEKTFFLFDKALLITKKRGDHFVYKGHIPCSSLMLIESTRESLCFTVTHYKHSKQQYNIQARTVEEKRSWTHHIKRLILENHHTTIPEKAKEAILEMDSYYPNRYRHSPERLKKASQDEVSAHVNQGRRQSEPSRHLPRQLSEKARAGMKGKGRRESEGPKSCRRPGSRSPPTSEKCISFESVSSLPEVEPDPESGTEQEVFAAVEGPSTEDTDTEAPEVLEMELDAHQLLLGLDPPGDMVDFMVAESTEDPKALSSEDEEEEIEVSHEPESLLPPSVLDQASVIAERFVSSFSRRSSLAQEDGRSSGFGTPRLTSRSNSVLSLADSEKGPAPHGSTTDPGSQLPVEVDTSVGVAAESEPSANGAESPSPVYPAEPDRSSCKKELKLSSRDRLLLDKIKSYYENAEHQDAGFSVRRRESLSFIPKGLVRNSVSRINSLPRPDPVPVAPLGHKRQGGSRAASWALFDLPGPGQAGAGDSAPITDAEFRPSSEIVKIWEGMESPKGSPPKGPVQGQANGFDLHEPLFILEEHELGAITEESTAASPDSASPTEHPSPAHLARELKELVKELSSSAQGELVTPLHPRILQLSHVMDGPVSERVKNKVYQLARQYSLRIKSKSVAARPLLQWEKVAPTIPHLQEEAEAPATGQGKRKLVLSLFNHEQPMALEHSPPKSGSAQETSPRHFSFSPSAASPKTTAPGSWPSPRSPFDMETFNWPDVRELCSKYTSHDEALQAKGGRPRSLPVNRSRSLPENMMEPPLSGRVGRCCSLKAKRGPVGPEAAQPQPLGGPPSRGSDGEEALYVTADLTLEDNRRVIVMEKGPRPSPAVGLEATSRQGPSSPAAVEGQRQGQKFQESAENRPKEEGPRDPADPSQQGRVRSLRERFQALNSVG